From the Leifsonia sp. AG29 genome, one window contains:
- a CDS encoding isochorismatase family protein: protein MSKALFIIDVQNDFTEGGALGVDGGAAVAAGITEYLRAHSGEYKVIMASRDWHDADNDNGGHFATEGAPDYVQTWPVHCVAGTAGAEYHPALDTSRVGYHVRKGQGVPAYSIFEGRTEAGSTVHNILDEHGIDAIDVTGIATDYCVRASAFDALARGRRVRVLTDLVAGVAPASSEAALAELERAGADIVHS, encoded by the coding sequence ATGAGCAAGGCGCTGTTCATCATCGACGTACAGAACGACTTCACCGAGGGCGGCGCTCTCGGGGTCGACGGCGGTGCGGCGGTCGCGGCTGGGATCACCGAGTATCTTCGCGCGCACTCCGGCGAGTACAAGGTCATCATGGCGAGCCGCGACTGGCACGACGCCGACAACGACAACGGCGGTCACTTCGCGACAGAGGGCGCTCCTGACTACGTCCAGACGTGGCCCGTGCACTGCGTCGCCGGAACGGCGGGCGCCGAGTACCACCCGGCGCTCGACACCTCCCGTGTCGGATACCACGTGCGGAAGGGGCAGGGCGTTCCCGCCTACTCGATCTTCGAGGGCCGGACGGAGGCGGGGTCGACGGTGCACAACATCCTCGACGAGCACGGCATCGACGCGATCGACGTCACCGGGATCGCGACCGACTACTGCGTACGCGCCTCCGCCTTCGACGCGCTGGCGCGGGGGCGCCGGGTCCGGGTCCTGACCGATCTCGTCGCCGGCGTGGCACCGGCGAGCTCCGAGGCCGCGCTCGCGGAACTGGAACGTGCGGGCGCCGACATCGTCCACTCCTGA
- a CDS encoding DUF2945 domain-containing protein: protein MSAEFSKGDHVEWSSHGVDVPGTVEGKITEETEAAGRKVSASEDDPQYLVKSDKSGKEAVHKPEALRKKS from the coding sequence ATGAGCGCTGAGTTCAGCAAGGGCGATCACGTCGAGTGGTCCTCACACGGTGTCGACGTCCCAGGGACGGTCGAGGGCAAGATCACGGAAGAGACCGAGGCGGCCGGCCGGAAAGTCTCCGCATCCGAAGACGACCCGCAGTACCTCGTGAAGAGTGACAAGTCGGGCAAGGAGGCCGTCCACAAGCCGGAGGCGCTCCGCAAGAAGAGCTGA
- a CDS encoding D-alanyl-D-alanine carboxypeptidase/D-alanyl-D-alanine-endopeptidase produces the protein MHETEEPGTGAPTGRRTADPRRSGRVSAATAGVMAAIRKHPKTWIAAGGAAALIILGTGSVALGATVGGESAAAGPATASAHPSATPAQKTPTPTPTPTATARPVPANQVAAARIRTCSVASLAQDGRLGNLEAQVVNATTGETLFDRNGGKPGPTASVLKTLTSAAALATLGPDYRVQTRVVAGSAPGQVVIIGGGDVTLSRLPGGQGAFYTGAPSIADLAAQTKQALGGQPVTSIVVDTSLFAGPQWQPSWDEHEERVVEGSTPYMTALMVDGDRDDPGAVESPRSTDPVGRAVTYFQQFLGTSVPVSSGTAPAGARQLAVVQSQPVTTLIDQAMQYSDNTIMEELARLVAIKTGAGNTFDAENAGVLAGLKGYGIDTTGIHIADGSGLSGDNAVPPSYLTKLFVKVMNGDNGLGVVYNGLPVSGQSGTLGPGYSRFTGANSVARGAVHAKTGWINNGYTLAGIVDSADGTKLTFAVFALGPVSDNAKQAIDTLVTGFYKCGDNLSNN, from the coding sequence ATGCACGAAACGGAGGAGCCCGGCACCGGCGCGCCCACCGGTCGGCGAACCGCCGACCCCCGTCGGTCCGGTCGCGTCTCGGCGGCGACAGCGGGCGTGATGGCGGCGATCCGCAAGCACCCGAAGACCTGGATCGCGGCCGGCGGTGCCGCCGCGCTCATCATCCTCGGCACGGGCAGCGTCGCCCTGGGCGCCACGGTCGGAGGCGAATCCGCCGCAGCCGGGCCGGCAACCGCATCCGCACACCCCTCCGCAACGCCCGCTCAGAAGACCCCCACCCCGACTCCCACGCCGACAGCCACAGCGCGCCCGGTCCCAGCGAATCAGGTCGCCGCCGCCCGCATCCGCACGTGCTCCGTCGCCTCCCTGGCGCAGGACGGCCGCCTCGGCAACCTGGAGGCCCAGGTCGTCAACGCCACCACCGGCGAGACCCTGTTCGACCGTAACGGCGGCAAGCCGGGCCCCACGGCCTCCGTGCTGAAGACCCTCACGTCCGCTGCGGCTCTCGCCACCCTCGGCCCGGACTACCGCGTGCAGACGCGGGTCGTGGCCGGGTCGGCTCCGGGGCAGGTCGTGATCATCGGCGGCGGCGATGTGACGCTGTCGCGCCTCCCCGGAGGCCAGGGTGCGTTCTACACGGGTGCGCCCTCGATCGCCGACCTGGCGGCCCAGACCAAGCAGGCGCTCGGCGGCCAGCCGGTCACGTCGATCGTGGTCGACACCTCCCTCTTCGCGGGCCCGCAGTGGCAGCCCAGCTGGGACGAGCACGAGGAGCGCGTCGTCGAGGGCTCCACGCCGTACATGACCGCCCTCATGGTCGACGGTGACCGTGACGATCCGGGCGCGGTCGAATCCCCGCGCAGCACCGACCCGGTCGGCCGCGCCGTCACGTACTTCCAGCAGTTCCTGGGCACGAGCGTCCCGGTGAGCTCGGGCACCGCGCCGGCGGGCGCGCGCCAGCTCGCGGTCGTGCAGTCGCAGCCGGTGACCACTCTCATCGACCAGGCCATGCAGTACTCCGACAACACGATCATGGAGGAACTGGCGCGGCTGGTCGCGATCAAGACCGGGGCGGGCAACACCTTCGATGCCGAGAATGCGGGTGTGCTGGCCGGCCTCAAGGGCTACGGGATCGACACGACCGGCATCCACATCGCCGACGGCTCGGGCCTCAGCGGCGACAACGCCGTCCCTCCGTCGTATCTGACGAAGCTGTTCGTCAAGGTGATGAACGGCGACAACGGCCTCGGCGTCGTCTACAACGGGCTTCCGGTCTCCGGCCAGTCCGGTACCCTCGGCCCGGGCTACAGCCGGTTCACCGGAGCGAACTCGGTGGCGCGCGGGGCCGTCCACGCCAAGACCGGCTGGATCAACAACGGCTACACGCTGGCCGGCATCGTCGACTCGGCAGACGGGACCAAGCTGACCTTCGCCGTGTTCGCGCTCGGCCCTGTGAGCGACAATGCCAAGCAGGCGATCGACACGCTCGTCACCGGCTTCTACAAGTGCGGCGACAACCTGTCGAACAACTGA